The following are encoded in a window of Peromyscus leucopus breed LL Stock chromosome X, UCI_PerLeu_2.1, whole genome shotgun sequence genomic DNA:
- the Nyx gene encoding nyctalopin translates to MGRSHLAMPDLVEGLQPAAGATSDYCSLSCPAVVFGLPGTRATEACLQACPAACTCSSVERGCSVRCDRAGLQRVPTEFPCEAASIDLDRNGLRILGERAFGTLPSLRRLSLRHNNLSFITPGAFKGLPRLAELRLAHNGELRYLHARTFAALARLRRLDLAACRLFSVPERLLAELPALRDFTAFDNLFRRVPGALRGLANLTHARLERSRIEAVASSSLRGLGRLRSLSLQANRVRAVHAGAFSDCGALEHLLLNDNLLAALPAAAFLGLRRLRTLNLGGNELERVARAWFSDLAELELLYLDRNSITFVEEGAFQNLSGLLALHLNGNRLTMLSWAAFQPGFFLGRLFLFRNPWHCDCQLEWLRDWMEGSGRVADVACASPGSVAGLDLSQVVFERSSDGLCVDPEELNFTTSSPGPSPEPVATTVSRFSSLLSKLLAPRVPVEEVANTTWELVNISLYDSLPSRGVVVLGCKATFLFVSCLLLTLAQYGVFSLQRD, encoded by the coding sequence ATGGGAAGGAGCCATTTGGCGATGCCGGACTTGGTGGAGGGTCTGCAACCTGCTGCGGGGGCGACCTCTGACTACTGTTCTCTGTCTTGTCCAGCGGTGGTCTTCGGCCTGCCTGGCACGCGGGCCACCGAGGCCTGTTTGCAGGCCTGCCCTGCGGCCTGCACCTGCAGCAGCGTGGAGCGCGGCTGCTCGGTGCGCTGCGACCGCGCGGGCCTCCAGCGGGTGCCCACCGAGTTCCCGTGCGAGGCGGCCTCCATCGACCTGGACCGGAACGGCCTGCGCATCCTGGGCGAGCGGGCCTTCGGCACGCTGCCGTCCTTGCGCCGCCTGTCGCTGCGCCACAACAACCTGTCCTTCATCACGCCTGGCGCCTTCAAGGGTCTCCCGCGGCTGGCCGAGCTGCGCCTGGCGCACAACGGCGAGCTGCGCTACCTGCACGCGCGGACCTTCGCCGCGCTGGCTCGCCTGCGCCGCCTCGACCTGGCGGCCTGCCGCCTGTTCAGCGTGCCCGAGCGTCTGCTGGCCGAGCTGCCCGCCCTGCGCGACTTCACGGCCTTCGACAACCTCTTCCGCCGCGTGCCCGGGGCGCTCCGAGGGCTGGCGAACCTGACGCATGCGCGCCTGGAGCGCAGCCGCATCGAGGCCGTGGCCTCCAGCTCCCTGCGGGGCCTGGGGCGCCTGCGCTCGCTCAGCCTGCAGGCCAACCGCGTGCGCGCGGTGCATGCCGGGGCCTTTAGCGACTGCGGTGCCCTGGAGCATCTGCTGCTCAACGACAACCTGCTGGCCGCGCTGCCTGCCGCTGCCTTCCTAGGCCTCCGCCGCCTGCGCACACTCAATCTGGGGGGCAATGAGCTGGAGCGTGTGGCACGTGCCTGGTTCTCCGACCTGGCCGAGCTCGAGCTGCTTTACCTGGACCGCAACAGCATCACTTTTGTGGAGGAAGGCGCCTTCCAGAACTTATCAGGCCTCCTGGCCCTGCATCTCAACGGCAACCGCCTCACCATGCTCTCCTGGGCCGCTTTCCAGCCTGGCTTCTTCCTGGGCCGCCTCTTCCTCTTCCGCAACCCTTGGCATTGTGACTGCCAGCTGGAGTGGCTGCGCGATTGGATGGAGGGTTCTGGGCGTGTGGCTGATGTGGCATGTGCCTCCCCAGGTTCCGTGGCTGGCTTGGACCTCAGCCAGGTGGTCTTTGAGCGATCCTCGGACGGCTTGTGCGTGGACCCTGAGGAGCTGAACTTTACCACATCTAGTCCAGGGCCCAGTCCAGAGCCGGTGGCCACCACCGTGAGCAGGTTCAGCAGcctcctctccaagctgctggCCCCAAGGGTCCCCGTGGAGGAAGTAGCCAACACCACCTGGGAGCTGGTCAACATCTCTCTGTATGACAGCCTTCCCTCTCGTGGAGTGGTGGTCTTGGGTTGCAAGGCCAcgtttctctttgtctcttgccTCTTGCTCACCCTGGCACAGTATGGAGTGTTCAGCCTCCAGAGGGACTGA